The following is a genomic window from Citrifermentans bemidjiense Bem.
GCGCCTGATGGAGATGGTCCCCTGTGCCGAAACCGACCCGAAAGTGCTGGCCGCGATGGCGCAATTCCTGGGGAAGAGGCTCGGTAAGGGGGTGGTCTACGGGAAGGACACCCCGAACTTCATCGCCAACCGCATCGGCACCTATGCCGGCTCCGCCGCCTGGCGCCATATGACGAGCATGGGGCTTACCGTCGAGGAGGTCGACGCCGTCACCGGCCCGGCGCTCGCCCGACCCAAGACCGGCACCTTCGCCCTTTGGGACCTGGTGGGGATCGATACGGTGGTCCGGGTGCTCGACAACAGCTATGCCCTTCTTTCCGGCGACGACGAGCGCGAACTGCTCCGGGTGCCGGAAGAGATCCGGCGCATGGTCGCCGACGGCCTTACCGGCAAGAAAGGAAAGGGGGGCTTCTATCGTCGCGAGACCGTAGAAGGGGAAAGCGTGAAGGTTTGCTACGACTACCATAGCGGCAGCTACAACCCCTGCGTCCGTCCCAAGTTCGCCTCGGTGGCCGCCGCCAAACAGATCGACGACCCGGCGCAGCGCGTGAGGACTCTTCTATCCGGTGGGGATCGCGCGGCTCAATTCGCCTGGCTCACCCTGCGGGACACCTTGATCTACGTAGTGAAGAGGCTTGCCGAAATCGCCGACGACGTGGTCAACGTCGATAACGCCATGAAATGGGGTTACAACTGGGAGCTCGGCCCCTTCGAATTGCTGGACGCCCTCGGGGTCGCCGAGTTCGTCTCCCGCTGCGAGCGCGACGGCGTTGCCCTGCCGGACTGGCTCAAAGAGGTGCAGAGCTTCTACCGGGTCGAGGGGGGCAAAAAGTTCCAGTACCTCCCGGAAAAGCACGATTTTGCGGAAATACCGAGGCCCGAGGGAAGCGTCTCGCTCACCCTTTTGAATAGCGCCGGCGGCGAGGTGGAGCGAAACTCAGCCGCTTCGCTCATCGACATAGGGGACGGCGTATTCTGCCTCGAATTCCATTCCAAGCTGAACACCATGGGGGGGGAGACGCTCGCCATGATCCAGAAGGGGATCCGGCGCGCCGAGGCCGACGGGGTCGGGATGGTCATCGCCAACGAGGGGGGGGCGTTCTCCGCCGGCGCCAACCTGATGCTCGTCGCCATGGCGATAGCGGAAGGGGCCTGGGACGACTTAGCCCTCACCGTAAAGGCCTTCCAAAAGGCGATGATGTCCATCAAGTACTCGAAGGTTCCGGTGGTCGCCGCTCCCCACGGCCTAGCCATGGGAGGGGCGTGCGAGACCTGCCTGCACGCCGACGCCATCAACGCCCATGCCGAGACCTACATGGGGCTGGTGGAGATCGGCGTAGGGCTGATCCCGGCCGGCGGCGGCACCAAGGAGATGGCCATCAGGGCGGTCAGGCTTGCCGAGGAGAACGGGGCCGACGTCCAGCCCTTTTTGTTCCGCAACTACCAGAACATCGCCATGGGCAAGGTGAGCAGTTCCGCTGCCGAACTGCTGACGCTGGGGCTTATGCGGCAGGGGGACGGCATCACGCTCGACCTGGACCGGCGCATCCACGACGCCAAGCTGAAGGCGATAGCGCTCGCCGCGAACTACCGGCCGGGGCGCCCGTCAACCGGCATCAAGGCGCCCGGTAAAAGTGTCGCCTCCAGCATCAAGGTGCAGCTTTGGAACCTTGAGCGCGGCGGCTTCATTTCCAGCTACGACAGCTACCTCGCCTCAGGCATAGCCGACGTCATCACCGGCGGCGACGTCCCCGGCGGCACCCTCATCACCGAAGAGTACCTGTTGGAGCTGGAGCGCGAGATGTTCCTCAAGTTCTGCGGCCAGAAGAAGACCCTGGAGCGCATCCAGCACATGCTGAAAAAAGGGAGGCCTCTCAGGAACTAGGGGGGCGCTACCATAGGAGAAACACCATGAGAACCGCATACATAGTTATCGCCCTGCGCACTCCGGCGACCAAGGCCTACAAAGGGAAACTGAGGCAGGTGCGCCCCGACGACCTGGCCGCCGCGGCCATCAAAGGGGTCATCGACGCCACCGGCATCGACCCGGCAGAACTCGACGACATTATCATCGGCTGCGCCTTCCCCGAGGCCGAACAGGGGATGAACGTGGCGCGCATCGCCGCTTTCAAGGCGGGCGTCCCGTACCAGGTTCCCTGCCAGACGGTGAACCGCTTCTGCTCCTCCGGGCTGCAGACCATCGCCACCGCCGCCGAGCGCATCATGGCCGGCTTCGCCGACTGCATCGTCGCGGGGGGGACCGAGAGCATGTCGCTCATTCCCATGGGGGGGAACAAATTCAGCGCCAACCCGGGGCTCGTCCATGCCTGGCCCGAGACCTACGCCTCGATGGGAATCACCGCGGAGCTCATGGTCGAGAAGTACGGGGTGTCCCGCGAGGACCAGGACGCCTTCGCCGCGGCGAGCCACCAAAAGGCGGCACAGGCGATAAGGGAGGGGAGGTTTGCCGACGAGATCGTCCCGGTCAAAGCTCAAATCTGCGGCCTGGACGGCCTGAAGATGAAGTGCAGCGTGGAACAGGTGAGCGTCGACGACGGCGTCCGCGCCGACACGACGGTTGCGGCACTCGCGAAGCTCAAGCCCGCCTTCAAGGCCAACGGCAGCGTTACCGCAGGCAACTCCTCCCAGATGACCGACGGGGCCGCGGCGGCGCTGGTCGTCTCCGAGGATTTCCTGAAGCGAACCGGCTTGCAGCCGATGGCGCGCTTTGTCTGCTTCGCCGTCAAGGGGGTCCCGCCCGAGATCATGGGGACCGGCCCCATCGAGGCGATTCCAGCGGCGTTAAAGCTTGCCGGGCTCTCTCTGGATCAGGTCTCCCTCTTCGAGCTGAACGAAGCCTTCGCCGTCCAGTCCCTGGTCTGCATCGACGAGCTGAAGCTCGACCCGGAAAGGGTGAACGTGAACGGCGGCGCCATCGCCATGGGGCATCCGCTGGGGTGCACCGGGACCAAGCTGACCGCGACGCTGTTGCACGAATTGCGGCGCCGGAAGGAGCGCTACGGCTGCGTCTCCATGTGCATCGGCGGCGGCATGGGCGCGGCAGGGATCTTCGAGATGGTCTAGTGCGATGGTGCTACCTGCCAGTTGAGTGGGAGTGAGGGTTGTGCTCCCCTCGCCCTCTGGGGGGGGCGGGGGTGAGGGAAGGGGTGTGCGGGGGTGAGGGTTTCCCGCTCCGACTGAAATGACATTACAAGACAGAGGTGCTTTATGACTGCGAGGGTATTCAAAGGCGGGGAGTTTCTGATCGCTGAAACCGGAAAGGACGAGCTGTTCACCCCGGAGGATTTCACCGACGAGCAGAAGCAGATAGGGCAGACCACCGAGCAGTTCGTGGCGAACGAGGTGCTTCCGGTGCGGGAAGAGATCGAGCACCAGCAGTTCGAGCATGTGGTGCACCTGATGAAGAGATGCGGCGAACTCGGGCTTTTGATGATCGACGTCCCCGAGGAGTACGGTGGGCTGGAACTGGACAAGGCGACCAGCATGCTCGCGGCGGAGAACATCTCCGGTTCGGGCTCCTTTTCCGTCGCCTACTCGGCCCACACCGGCATCGGTACGCTCCCGCTGGTCTACTACGGCACCGAGGAGCAAAAAAAGAAGTACCTCGAAAAACTGGTTACCGGCGAATGGATCGCGGCCTACTGCCTTACCGAGCCCGATTCCGGTAGCGACGCCCTGGGAGCCAAGGCGACGGCGACCCTCTCCGCCGACGGCAGCCACTACCTTTTGAACGGCACCAAGCAGTTCACCACCAACGGCTCCATCGCGAGCCTCTACACCATTTTCGCCAAGGTGGACAAGGAGCATTTCACCGCCTTCCTGGTCGAGCGCGGCTTCGAAGGGGTGAGCGTCGGGCCCGAGGAGAAGAAGATGGGGATCAAGGGCTCCTCCACGACCCAGGTGATCCTCGACAACGCCAAGGTGCCGGTGCAAAACGTCCTGGGCGAGATCGGCAAGGGGCACAAGATCGCTTTCAACGTGCTCAACGTAGGGCGCTTCAAGCTCGGGGCCGCGGTCACCGGGGCAGCCAAGGGAGCGCTTGCCGACGGCATCAAGTACGCGAACCTGAGAAAGCAGTTCGGGCGCACCATAGGCTCCTTCGGCGCCATCAAGGAGAAGATCGCCGACATGACGTCCGCGGTCTTCGCTGCCGAATCGATGGTCTACCGACTGGCCGGGCTCATAGACCAGCGTCTTGCCACCATCCCCCGCGACACCCCCAACTACTACGACGTCTACCAGCGCGCCATCGAGGAGTACGCCATGGAGTGCGCCGTCGCCAAGGTCTTCTGCAGCGAGGTGCTCGCTTTCGTGGCGGACGAAGTGGTGCAGATCCACGGCGGCTACGGCTTCGTGCAGGAGTACCCCGCCGAGCGCTACTACCGCGACGAGCGCATCAACCGGATCTTCGAAGGGACCAACGAGATCAACCGTCTGCTCGTCCCGGGGACGCTTTTGGCCCGCGCCATGAAGGGCGAGATCCCGCTGCAGCAGGAAGCGCTCAAGGCCTTCGAGTCGCTGATGACCCCCTCCTTCGAGGAGTTGGACGACAGCGTCCCATTCGCCGCCGAGAAGGCGCTCTTGGCCGGGCTGAAACAGGCGTTTCTGGTCCTGGCGGGAAGCGCGGCGCAAAAGTTCCAGGCCGCCGTCAAGGAAGAGCAGGAGGTGCTGTTAGCCGTGGCGGACGTGGTGATCAACATCTTCGCCATCGAAAGTGCCGTGCTGCGGGGCGAGAAGATGCTCCCGTCGCTTAGCCCCGCCCGCAGGGACGCGGTGCAGGCGGCTGTTAAGACCTTCACCTTCAACGCCGGCGAGAACTGCGCCGCTGCGGCCCGCAAGGCTGCCTATTACATCGAAGAAGGCGACGCGCTGGCCCTGATGCTGAGCGGCATCCGGCGCTTCACCAAATACGACGCCACAGGTCTGCTGCAGCAAAAGCGCAAGCTTGCCGATGCCGCGCTGGAAGCTGAGCGGTACCTTTTCTAGGCGTTATTTCCCTGCTGCCGCAATCTCTCCTTCATAGTCCCCCGTGCGACAATACCCTCGTTCCCAAGGCTCACCTTGGGAACGAGATCGAGTTCCGCCTCCTTAACTTGCAGGCGAGAGACGGCTTGCAGTCATTGAAAAGCCTATGACTGTCACAGCAAAGCGGATGCACTGTATCAAGTCTGTTCTTATGCCATAGCCAAAGAGAAAAATGATTGCTCAGCTGGTGCCGGGCTGCAATGTATGGCACAATATCCATTAATGCATTAGATGTCTCTGGCTAAAGTAAGTCCGGAGAGGTCAATGCCGAAGTGTTGAACGTTTTGACAACATGAATGACGCATTGTCGCTGAAGGGGGGACGGTTTGAAGAAGCAGGAAGGAGAAATTCAGGAATTGGCGTGCGTGCAGGGACAACAATCGGCCCTGGCGAGCGATCAGGAAAGCCGCCTCGCCCTCTGCCAGGCAAAGCTTGCCGAAACCGAAGCCCTTTTGAAACAAGAACAGCAGGGGCGCTGCAAGGCGGAGCGGGAGGTCGCCCTTCTTGCCCAGGAGCTGGAAAGCTTCAGCTATTCCGTCTCCCACGACCTGCGCGCGCCGCTTAGGCACCTCGTCGGTTTCAGCAGCGCCCTCGTCGAGGACTACAACGAACAACTGGAGCCGACCGCGCAGAGCTACCTGGACTGCATCACCAGGTCTGCGCGCAAGATGGAGGACCTTCTCGAAGCGCTTCTCTTTCTCTCCCGGGTGACCAAACAGGATCTGACTCTCGTCGAAGTGGACCTGGCCGCGCTGGCGCGCCAATACGCGGGGTCTTTGCAGCAGGCCGCCCCCGCGAGGCAGGTAGAGTTCAGGATAGCGGAGGAACTGCCGGTCAAGGCAGACCCCCAGCTGATGAGGACGGTTATCGAGCAGTTGCTGGGGAACGCCTGGAAATTCACGGCCAAAAAGGAAAGGGCGACAGT
Proteins encoded in this region:
- a CDS encoding sensor histidine kinase codes for the protein MKKQEGEIQELACVQGQQSALASDQESRLALCQAKLAETEALLKQEQQGRCKAEREVALLAQELESFSYSVSHDLRAPLRHLVGFSSALVEDYNEQLEPTAQSYLDCITRSARKMEDLLEALLFLSRVTKQDLTLVEVDLAALARQYAGSLQQAAPARQVEFRIAEELPVKADPQLMRTVIEQLLGNAWKFTAKKERATVEFGEKKEGDSTVYYIRDDGAGFDLRFAQRLFAPFQRMHREEEFPGLGIGLATAQRIVHRHGGRIWAEAEVGNGATICFTLCP
- a CDS encoding thiolase family protein, with protein sequence MRTAYIVIALRTPATKAYKGKLRQVRPDDLAAAAIKGVIDATGIDPAELDDIIIGCAFPEAEQGMNVARIAAFKAGVPYQVPCQTVNRFCSSGLQTIATAAERIMAGFADCIVAGGTESMSLIPMGGNKFSANPGLVHAWPETYASMGITAELMVEKYGVSREDQDAFAAASHQKAAQAIREGRFADEIVPVKAQICGLDGLKMKCSVEQVSVDDGVRADTTVAALAKLKPAFKANGSVTAGNSSQMTDGAAAALVVSEDFLKRTGLQPMARFVCFAVKGVPPEIMGTGPIEAIPAALKLAGLSLDQVSLFELNEAFAVQSLVCIDELKLDPERVNVNGGAIAMGHPLGCTGTKLTATLLHELRRRKERYGCVSMCIGGGMGAAGIFEMV
- a CDS encoding 3-hydroxyacyl-CoA dehydrogenase/enoyl-CoA hydratase family protein, whose translation is MRQINKVAVLGAGVMGAAIAAHLANAGIEVLLLDLVPPDAPPRGEGADRERSRIATNALSALASAKPAPLYAPAYAEYIHPGNFEDDAARLKECDWVIEVVLENLEVKLKLFAELVVPNLKPDAVLSTNTSGLSVNELARALPEEVRRRFMVTHFFNPPRYMRLMEMVPCAETDPKVLAAMAQFLGKRLGKGVVYGKDTPNFIANRIGTYAGSAAWRHMTSMGLTVEEVDAVTGPALARPKTGTFALWDLVGIDTVVRVLDNSYALLSGDDERELLRVPEEIRRMVADGLTGKKGKGGFYRRETVEGESVKVCYDYHSGSYNPCVRPKFASVAAAKQIDDPAQRVRTLLSGGDRAAQFAWLTLRDTLIYVVKRLAEIADDVVNVDNAMKWGYNWELGPFELLDALGVAEFVSRCERDGVALPDWLKEVQSFYRVEGGKKFQYLPEKHDFAEIPRPEGSVSLTLLNSAGGEVERNSAASLIDIGDGVFCLEFHSKLNTMGGETLAMIQKGIRRAEADGVGMVIANEGGAFSAGANLMLVAMAIAEGAWDDLALTVKAFQKAMMSIKYSKVPVVAAPHGLAMGGACETCLHADAINAHAETYMGLVEIGVGLIPAGGGTKEMAIRAVRLAEENGADVQPFLFRNYQNIAMGKVSSSAAELLTLGLMRQGDGITLDLDRRIHDAKLKAIALAANYRPGRPSTGIKAPGKSVASSIKVQLWNLERGGFISSYDSYLASGIADVITGGDVPGGTLITEEYLLELEREMFLKFCGQKKTLERIQHMLKKGRPLRN
- a CDS encoding acyl-CoA dehydrogenase family protein encodes the protein MTARVFKGGEFLIAETGKDELFTPEDFTDEQKQIGQTTEQFVANEVLPVREEIEHQQFEHVVHLMKRCGELGLLMIDVPEEYGGLELDKATSMLAAENISGSGSFSVAYSAHTGIGTLPLVYYGTEEQKKKYLEKLVTGEWIAAYCLTEPDSGSDALGAKATATLSADGSHYLLNGTKQFTTNGSIASLYTIFAKVDKEHFTAFLVERGFEGVSVGPEEKKMGIKGSSTTQVILDNAKVPVQNVLGEIGKGHKIAFNVLNVGRFKLGAAVTGAAKGALADGIKYANLRKQFGRTIGSFGAIKEKIADMTSAVFAAESMVYRLAGLIDQRLATIPRDTPNYYDVYQRAIEEYAMECAVAKVFCSEVLAFVADEVVQIHGGYGFVQEYPAERYYRDERINRIFEGTNEINRLLVPGTLLARAMKGEIPLQQEALKAFESLMTPSFEELDDSVPFAAEKALLAGLKQAFLVLAGSAAQKFQAAVKEEQEVLLAVADVVINIFAIESAVLRGEKMLPSLSPARRDAVQAAVKTFTFNAGENCAAAARKAAYYIEEGDALALMLSGIRRFTKYDATGLLQQKRKLADAALEAERYLF